The following DNA comes from Candidatus Aegiribacteria sp..
AAGCTGAGGAGGACTCTGATTCCCTTATAAAGCTTACAGGCATTACTGAGGGAGATATTCTTGACCTCTGCTGTGGTCCCGGACGCTTCTCAATCGCAATGGCAAGGCGCGGTTTCACTGTTACGGGTGTAGATCGTACAGAATCCCTGCTGGAGATTGCAGGAAGAAGAACTTCTCTTGAGGACCTGTCGATAGAGTGGGTTCTTGAGGACATGCGCAGTTTTGTTCGACCTGATTCCTTTGA
Coding sequences within:
- a CDS encoding class I SAM-dependent methyltransferase, encoding MEWFEEENFWHELYPFMFPESRMEKAEEDSDSLIKLTGITEGDILDLCCGPGRFSIAMARRGFTVTGVDRTESLLEIAGRRTSLEDLSIEWVLEDMRSFVRPDSF